From the genome of Neomonachus schauinslandi chromosome 1, ASM220157v2, whole genome shotgun sequence:
gtCCTAAttcactccctcctcctccccttctacctgtcccctccccccaccttccctcctgctccccacttcccctcctcccagggctgcccCGCGACACCCCTTCACACATTCTCTTGTCTTCCAGGCAGGGCAGGTTCCCCAGGGCCCTGTTCCTGGGGGGATCTCTGCGGCACCTTCTTGAACCAAGTCTGGGTTTTCGTGTGTACAGGCCCCCCACGTGCCCCTGTCTGCCCCTAGGTCACCACGGACCTGCACCACCAGTGCACGGACAAACACACGGGCACCTCGGCCTCGGCCCCTCTGGCCGCGGGCATGATCGCCCTGGCTCTGGAGGCCAAGTAGGTGACAGAGGGGAGCCCGCTCACCGCGCTCAGCCCCCAGCGTGGCCCCAGCTCACCCGCCCTCGCCTGCCCGCAGCCCGTTCTTGACATGGAGGGACATGCAGCACCTGGTGGTCCGGGCGTCCAGGCCGGCACAGCTCCAGGCTGAGGACTGGAGGACCAACGGCGTGGGGCGCCAAGGTGAGGCAGGGCCAGCTGGAGGTGGGGTTGCCACGCCGCGGGGCGAGTGCCGACCGCCCTTCCGCGCAGTGAGTCACCATTATGGCTATGGGCTGCTGGACGCCAGGCTGCTGGTGGACACGGCTAGGACCTGGCTGCCCACGCGGCCCCAGCAGAAGTGCGCCATCCGGATCGTGCACACCGCCACGTGAGCGCCCTCCTCCACCGCCCTCCCCCCGCTGTGCTCGTCTGTCCTCTCCCTACACCTGTCATTAccgtggggggtggggctggcaaACACGCGGGAGGCTGGTCCCGAGGCCTCTGCTTACTCATCTTCAAAGAAGAGGGTGCGCCCCGCGATCTGAGCCCAGACCCCACCTGCTGGCCGCCCATCCCCCAGCAGGCCCGCAGGAGGGGCCCTCACCCCCCACGCCACCCCTAGCCCCATCCTGCCGCTGATGCAAGTGAGGAAGAACGTGTCGGCCTGCGCTGGCCGTGCCAGCTACATCCGCTCGCTGGAGCACGTGCAGGTGCGGCTCTCGCTGTCCTACAGCCGCCGGGGGGACCTGGAGATCTCGCTCACCAGCCCCATGGGCACCCGCTCCACGCTCGTGGCCATCAGGTACCGGGGCGGAGGGCCGGGCCTGGGGCAAACGCACACCGTGGGCTCAGGGCGGGTCTGGGTGGGTCTGCTCCGGCCAGACACCTGCCCCCCGTGGGAGCCCTCCCGGCAGCCAACACGGGGCCcgctccaccccccgcccccgcctcctgTCCCAGACCCTTGGACGTCAGCGGCCAAGGTTACAACAACTGGATCTTCATGTCCACCCACTTCTGGGACGAGGACCCGCAGGGCTTGTGGACTCTGGGCCTGGAAAACAAGGGCTACTATTTCAACACGGGTGAGAGCTGCATGCAGGCTGGGGCCTCGGGCTCTGGAGCCGCCCGGGTACCCCACTGCCAAGGGGCTCCCAGTGGTCTCCCCGAGAGGCCGAGCTGGTGTGTCTGGCACATCGTATGTTCCCATCGGCGTTCGGTGCCTGGTGCACAGTGGGTGCTCAGCCTGGGCGCCATCCGGGTCTGGGACTGCAGCTCGGGGTCGggtggctggggagaggggcccaGAAGGGCAGGACCAGGCTGCCAAcagcctctccccctcctccccatgcccACCGCAACCCCTGCCCAGGGACGCTGTACCGCTACACGCTGCTGCTGTATGGGACGGCCGAGGACATGTCGGCGCGGCCCCCGGGCCCCCAGGTGACCAGCAGCGCGTGTGTGCAGTGGGACACAGAGGGGCTGTGCCAGGGTGAGTGCCTGACGTGGCCCGGCCCGCCTGCTGGGAGGCGGCAGCCGCGGGCAGTGTGCATGTGCAGCCCGGGgcgggagggcaggcagggcgACGGGCCTTGGCCTCACCCCCCATGTGTGTGTCCCCGGCGCAGAATGCCACGGCCCTGCCTACATCCTGGGCCACCTCTGCCTTTCCTACTGCCCCCCGCGGTACTTCAGCCACACCCGGCAGGCAGTGACCGCGGGGCCTGGGCGCTCGGCCACACCCGCCCTGCGCGTCTGCTCGAGCTGCCACCCCTCCTGCTACACCTGCCGCGGCGGTTCCCCACTCAACTGCACCACCTGCCCCCCCGCCTACACGCTGGATGAGCATCGGGGCTCCTGCTCCGGACCCGCCCCTCCCAACAGCACCCCTGGGCCCACCGCAGTGGCCCACCCCAGCTGCCACCATGGCCGAGCCCAGGCCGTGGTCCTGGCCTTGCTGGCCATGGCCTTTGGGAGTCCCTTCCTCTGCAGCGTCCTCTCCGTAGGCTGCCTGCCGCCGTGCGGGGGCCTCCCCCATCACCACCCAGGGTCTGGCTGCTGGCGGGAACCTAGAGACATTTGACGAGGGGCCAGGCACCGCTGTCCTGCTCCTTTGCTTCAGCTGGAACCCGGGCTGGGGCTGCGAGAACCTGCCCTGAGAAGGCCCTGGCTGATCACTGAGGCCCTCAGGCCAGGGGCGGCCTACATGGAACCCTGGACCGGAAATTGGCAGGtccaggggaaagagagagagagaaaagtctaGTTACacagtttggggtgggggtggggtggggtggggcagaggtcAGGCTGTGATGACCATCCCGTCCCAGCCCcagaagtgggggggaggggcaaggggagcaAAGGACACCATCCAGAGTCTCAGGCACCACGTCCGACCTCAGAGTTTGCAAATAAAGGTTGAATAGGAGGTGCCAAGTCTGCGGTCTCctttggggaaggggcaggcccCCCATCCCCACGGCATGGTTGGGGGTTCCCTTGTGCCCGCGTGGAAACTGTCTTCTCCCAGACATCAGGCCCCGCAGGACCCAGTGGCCCACAGAGGAAAGGGGGTCAGCCCAGGTTCCAGAGACCCCAGTTGTGGTGGGGGCCCAAGCCAGGTGGAGGGTTGCATTCCTAACTCCCTAAGTTCCCCTCCATCCTGCTC
Proteins encoded in this window:
- the PCSK4 gene encoding proprotein convertase subtilisin/kexin type 4, encoding MRPAQTALWLRLVVALGLALVGPLLVGWSSARAPIYVSSWAVRVSQGYREAERLARKFGFVNLGQIFPDGQYYHLRHRGVVQQSLTPHWGHRLRLRKDPKVQWFEQQTLQRRVKRSLVVPTDPWFSKQWYMNNKVQPDLNILQVWSQGLSGQGIVVSVLDDGIEKDHPDLWANYDPLASYDFNDYDPDPQPRYTPSDENRAAPRHPFTHSLVFQAGQVTTDLHHQCTDKHTGTSASAPLAAGMIALALEANPFLTWRDMQHLVVRASRPAQLQAEDWRTNGVGRQVSHHYGYGLLDARLLVDTARTWLPTRPQQKCAIRIVHTATPILPLMQVRKNVSACAGRASYIRSLEHVQVRLSLSYSRRGDLEISLTSPMGTRSTLVAIRPLDVSGQGYNNWIFMSTHFWDEDPQGLWTLGLENKGYYFNTGTLYRYTLLLYGTAEDMSARPPGPQVTSSACVQWDTEGLCQECHGPAYILGHLCLSYCPPRYFSHTRQAVTAGPGRSATPALRVCSSCHPSCYTCRGGSPLNCTTCPPAYTLDEHRGSCSGPAPPNSTPGPTAVAHPSCHHGRAQAVVLALLAMAFGSPFLCSVLSVGCLPPCGGLPHHHPGSGCWREPRDI